The nucleotide window TGGAGATATAAGATCTGAATGGAAGTCCTACAAGCAGCGTCAAAAGGAACATGATGAAAATGTTCTGAAAGTTATAAAACGCCTCAAAGAAAGGAATCCGTCAAAGGATGGTCTTGTTTGCACAGCACGGAAGCCGTGGATTGCTGTTGGAATGCGGAATGTCGACTACAAGCGAGCTCGTCATTTTGAGGTCGACTTGTCTGCTTTCAGGAATGTCCTGGAAATTGATACACAGAGAAAGATTGCCCGAGTTGAGCCCTTAGTCAACATGGGGCAGATCACTAGGGTAACCTGCCCTTTGAATCTTGCGCTTGCTGTGGTTGCAGAGTTTGATGATCTTACTGTTGGTGGTCTCATTAATGGTTATGGGATTGAAGGAAGCTCCCACATCTTTGGGCTGTTCTCTGATACTGTTGTGGCTTATGAAATTGTTCTAGCAAATGGCCAACTTGTCAGAGCCACCCAAGACAACGAGTACTCTGATCTTTTCTATGCTATTCCATGGTCTCAGGGAACATTGGGCCTTCTTGTCGCTGCTGAGATCAAGCTTATTGACATAAAGGAATACATGAGGTTGACATACAAACCAGTTGTGGGAAATCTGAAAGAGATTGCACAAGCATACAGTGATTCTTTTGCTCCCAGATTTGGTGGTCTGGACGAACCTGGAGCCATCCCTGAAAGGGTTCCAGAGTTTGTTGAAACCATGATATATACTCCAACCGAAGCTGTGTGCATGACAGGAAGATATGCTTCAAAAGCAGAGGCCAAGATGAAGGGGAATGTGATTAACGAAGTTGGGTGGTGGTTTAAACCCTGGTTCTACCAGCATGCTCAGAAAGCACTGAAGAAAGGAGAGTTTGTAGAGTACATCCCAACCAGGCAATATTACCACAGGCACACTAGGAGTATCTATTGGGAGGGAAAGCTTATCCTTCCATTTGCTGATCAGTTTTGGTTTAGATTTTTGTTGGGCTGGTTGATGCCACCAAAGATTTCTCTGCTCAAGGCTACTCAAGGTGAAGCCATAAGAAACTATTACCATGACATGCATGTCATTCAAGACATGCTAGTTCCTCTTTACAAAGTTGGGGATGCTTTAGAATGGGTTCACCATGAGATGGAGGTAAACATATTCTGAATTCTGACCAAAAAGACATTTTCTTAACTAAAGTTCGATGTAATCTGTTCAGAAATCTATTTGTTAATTATGTTatttgttgattttttgtaTAGGTATACCCCATTTGGCTATGTCCTCACAGACTGTACAAGAGTCCTGTTAAGTCAATGATCTATGCTGAACCAGGCTTCGAGCACCAGCGCAGACAGGGAGACACACCCTACTCTCAGATGTACACAGATGTTGGTGTGTACTATGCACCAGGACCGGTGCTGAGAGGCGAGGTTTTTGATGGTTCAGAAGCAGTTCGCAGGATGGAGAATTGGCTGATCGAAAATCATGGGTTCCAGCCACAGTATGCTGTGTCTGAGCTGAGTGAGAAGAAGTTCTGGACTATGTTTGATGCTGGGCATTACGACTACTGCAGGAGGAAGTATGGTGCTGTAGGAACTTTCATGAGTGTGTACTACAAGTCCAAGAAGGGAAGGAAGACCGAGAAGGAGGTGAAGGAAGCTGAGCAAGCCATCGTTGAGGCTCCCATTGCCGAGGTTGATGAGCCAGTGGACTACTGATTTCCATGCATTGCGGATTCTGTTAGGAGTTCTTGGTTTTTCTCCCTTGATTTCTAGTTTATCTTAGTAGTAGTTTCTTTAGCTACCCCTCCCCCGCTCTGACTAATGCCGTAGCAGCAGCTGATCTTGTTCGAGTGTTTTTCATGTTGGATTGCTAGACTCTGGATGTTTTAATGATTTAGATTGACGTTAAGTTAGTGTCACTTTATCTTTCTAGCTTTGGTGATCTAGTTTATCTGAATAGAATTGGTCTTAATAAATGAATTCGCATGATATgtgatatttctcatcaaagCAAAGTACATCTGAAAAGCCATGGTAGCCATTTATTAGTTCAACTCTCACTATCTGATCGGTACCGATTGGTTTTGGTTTAACGTAAATACACCACTAACCTACAGAAATTGTAAGCTTTGGACTGAGAATATTAACCAAAACCAGTTAGGTTATACTGTTATGGTTAACAAAGCTGCCTTTGTGCAAGCAAATTACATTGCTTGGTTTAAGCCATCTCATTCACACCTTTACTCAACCTTTACAACTCCGAAACCCAGACCCTGCCATcgaaataaaaagagagaacacCCAGAACCACGCCCGGGTCACGACTGTTGGGCTCGTCCTCAACAAGAAAGCCCAAAGGCCATGATCAGAGAGGGCCCATTAAGGAGAGTGTGCGGCACACCCAGACCCGCGCCCCGGTCACGAGTCTGCACGCGTCTCTGGCCACGTCACGACCGCTTTTGCTCCACCTATATAATTTAAAAACGTACCTTTATTGTTCCCACGCAGCCTTCCTGAAAATACCGAACAGAGTCGGCGTCGGCGTCGGCGAGAAGCCATTGTTGCCCGTCCATACCTTTCGTTTTGCTTTTTCATTTTAGATCTGATCGACCGTCCAAGTCATGGTAAGTCTGAATTTAATTTCTCTCCTGTTTTCTCCTTGAAGTTTCAATTTTTGCTTTATCGGTTTCGTCATGCTGGATTGGTTTCTCGGTTAGATCTCACGGCAGTGCTTTCCAGGTTTCGATTACATTAATTATTTCTAACTTTTTTGATGTGATAATAGCTGGTTTGATTGCTCAGAAAACtgaagtaaaaaataaaaagtagatTAAAGAAGTAGAGTATTTTACTGCGTTCTCTCAAATACAATTCTTGAGGTGCGGAGCATCTGAATTTACTAGTACTAACTTTTGAATGTACCATAGGTAATATCGGCAAAGTGATTATTTTTTACTGGCTCGATTTTGTAAAACCTTgtcattttggtttttgtttctcattcaTTCTAATATCATTGATGTGTAGTGTTCTTTGTAATGTTATTAACATgtagaactttttttttcaatctgttGTTGTTACTCATTCGGCTGCGGGAAGTGTTTGAGAGcggaattttttttcctttacgTGTTTACTTGTTTGGCTTTGGAGATGAGAATTTATGATTTTATCGTCTCTCTTGTGCAGTCTGGCAAGTGTAGGGTAGCTTGACTCTGAatgtttttatttcatttatgcAGGGATCGGTGCTGGCATTTACAGATGATGCGGTTCTACCTGCCAGTCTTGTTTTTGATGCATTAAGGGAGCTTGGGAATGGAGCTTCAGATAAGTGTGAACCTCAAATTATCACTCAAGTGTCTTCCTTGGGTAGGTTCCTTCctcctgcttttttttttttatatgatgtTGTGGCGTCTGTATCGGTTTGGATTTACTGAGACCATTGTTGTGTGGTATCAAAGACCAATTATTGGATAAGTTGTGCGAGTTTTTATTGTCTATCTACCTGTCTAcgattacttttttttatttaacttCTCACCGGAACTTGTATGATGCATAGGACAGACTACTTTTTGCATTCTAAATTTGGTCAAATTAGCAGTTGTTCACCTTattcggatttggatttggatttggttaTGACAGGTCAGCTGCCACAGGGGACTTCCTCTATCAACATAGTGTTTGCCCTTTGCAGATCAATTGAAATCCTGAGTGAGCAGTTGTTGAAGGAGACCTCAAGAGTCTTGAAACCTGGTGGAACAATCCTAGTTTACAAGACTTCTGAAACAGATAAGGTAATTCATGTTCATATTGTGAAACTAAGAATTAATTTGCATTCAGAAGTCTCACTTGGGTTTCCTTGCAGACCACCTCTGTTCTTGAGCGCAAGTTACTTTTGTCTGGTTTCCTAGAAGCACAAGCTCTTCAAACAAAATCATCTGAGTTGTGCTCTGGAGTAAGTTTCTATGTTACTAGTTCCGATTGACATGATTTTATTATATTCCTCCTCTCCCCCTTGTGTTTGGGATTTAGCTACATGGATCCTTATAAGTTGGATCCTGCATGTAAATTTTATTATTCAGAGTATATGATGTACTCTTAATTGTGCTCTTTCCTGTCTTAGGTCAAGGCCAAATTGCCTTCTTGGAAAATTGGCTCATCCTTTGCCTTAAAAAAGCCTTCAAAAACTCTACCAAAGTTGCAGATCGATGATGATTCAGATCTGATTGATGAGGATAGTCTATTAACGGAAGAGGACTTGAAGAAACCCCAGCCGGTCGTAGGTAAGACATTGTTATACAAAAATAATTGTCTGTTGATCATCTAAAGTGTGTCTCCTTAAGTTAAATTCCTTTGGCTCATGTGCTTGTGCAGCTGATGATTGTGAAGTTGGAAGCACAAGGAAAGCTTGTAAAAATTGCACTTGTGGGAGGGCTGAAGCGGAGCAAAAAGTAGAGAAGTTACAATCCACTGTGGATTTGAGCAGTTTCCAGTCAGCATGTGGCAGTGTATGTCCTCATAGTGTTTTATGCAGCTCtgctttttcaattttatttctcttttaCTGTCCTCTGAAAGTTGTACTATCTGCAGTGTGGACTAGGGGATGCTTTCCGATGCGCTACATGTCCTTATAAAGGTCTTCCTCCATTCAAACCGGGCGAGAAGGTATTTGTTGGAATGAAATcggcttctatatatatataccaaaatgagatgatttttttttcttttttcaaaagtCATGTGTAACTGGACATCTCTTTTTCAGGTAGCATTCTCTTCAAACTTCCTTGCAGCAGACATATAAAGCTATTGGCGAGGCAGCGGTGCATGGTTGCATGGGGATCTTGGATGTTGGAATACGCGGTGATGGTTGCTCCACATTTTACCTCCAGACATTTGAACTTTTGGGTTGTACTCTGAATTGATACATAACCTGGTTCCAAGTTTGCTGTTAACTTTCAAAACCTTTCTGGGTTGTAGTTCAAGGTTCGACAGTATTTTGCTGTACTTGTATGGGTCATTGGTAACAATGTCATACTGTTAAGAATAAAATCGTAGCTTAGATTTAACGGTTCTCAGATTGTGTTAATTTGTTTTCAGCGAAATTGTAATTGCCATATTTCAATGATATTCAGAAAGCATTATACAAAAACAGAACAGCAATGTCATTATGAAGTTTATTATTCACTCTCTCCCCAAAAAAGTATCTCTCAGATATAGcacagaaaagaaaattcttgaCTACCATCCTATATCAGTTTACTTGTTGAGATAGAAGCACAAGTAGCCCTTGTGGACCTATTAATATCTCATTCAGGAAACTAATCAATCCAAACCAGACCACAGGGGTTACGTCCACGCCCCCTAAAGGTGGGATCAACTTTCTGGTTGGGATGAGAATTGGCTCTGTGGGAGCGTAAGCCAAAACATATGGGAACTTCCCCACAGGAATTTTTGGGTACCAGGACATCACTATTCTTACAATGAAGAGAAACGAAAACAGAGCCAGAAAGGGTCCTAGAAACGCAATCGCCAGCTTTGCTGTAGCAGGGTCCAAATCTGCCACCACCAACTTGGGCATGAAATTTGAGACAGCGGTGTGAGATGTTTCTGGCATGTCGATCACCCTGAGAATCTCGGAAACCGAATGGGGATCAAATGGCTTCCCAGAAATGCTAGGCGAAGCTGCAATTTCCATCAAACATGAGGTGGAACATTGTGCAATTACAAGTCCTTGCCTTTTACTGGGACACCTAAAGCTTTCCTGCAAAATCCAGAAGTTAAAGAGTTACTTATTAGTTGCTTCTATGTCCACAACTACAAGGTGAAATCTTGGGCAAATGAGTGAGAAGCTACTCAAGTGGCTTTAGATTAATTGAACAAGAATGGCTGCGTCTGTCCCTCTTGTCATTTCCAGGGCAGGGAAGAATAGATTGAGATCTAATAAGGGGTGTAACTACCAAAGTCCTAATGGGTATAGACTTTCATTTCTAGAGTAATGCAGGAACAGAATGTGCATTGTCATTTATCCTAGATCAGAATTTTTCATGGGGAAGTTGTGTAGAAGCTATAATAGATTTCATAAGGATTAACTTATTACACCAAATCCAGCTTAACATTATTAACATGAAACAGATGTGCACTCCAGGCGTGCACTACCTTCTCGAGAAGCTTCGTCAACTCACTGGTGCTTCTATCCTTGCGGTTCTATCCACTAACTCATTGCCTGTTTTGGGAAGATGATAAGTCAAATGGTGAAGCGGAAAAGGATGGAGTTTTAGGTGCTATCTAGTCGCTGCTCTGCTTGAAGCCAATACGGAAACAAAGTCTGGAAGAGTGTTGCCAAAAGGCATGTTTGAAGTCTGGAAAAGAAGTTGTGAAGACGCTGCGGGAATCACTACAGGAAGATCCCAAAGAATCTTTGGCAAAGATAATGCTAAGTTGAGAATTTAAATTGATGTCAAAATAACCTACTCTGAAGACTCACATGAACATGACTGTCATGAATTTGAAATTAGGAGTGTAAGAAAACTTCCTGAAACAAGGATCAAGCCTGAAGTGGAATGAAAACCAGAGCTGGGTACTTACAGTGATTGTGGGGTTTCCATGCTTGGATATCCTTATCCTTGAAGGCCATCCTGCAACAAATTGAAGAGCAAGAACAACAAACAATGAGGTAATGgaaaaccagagagagagaaaagaaagagccTTGCGGGTGTGTTGTGTGTATAGTAATAAAATGGTACCTTTAATGTGAGCATGATTGAGAAGATAAGAACAGGTAGCCATAGTTCGTTCAGAGAGAGAACCAGAGAGACAGAGGGAAGTGGCACGTTATCCCTTTATCAACCAGAGGTGTGGAAGTCGACTTTTGAATATGTGACCGGCTACCGGTACAGTAGGTTTGCTCACTTAGTAAATAATAGTGTAAagaaaaatttattaatttctttaacaaaaacttgccataaaaaatagaaaatgaagaGGGAAGTTTTGACAGGCTTTTGGGTATGGAATAAAAATTGGAATGCAGTGCAGTGGTTTTGCTTCTAAAACTGTGAAATATTGTAGCTTATAAACTGTGCAAAGATGGAGGTGTGACACTAGTTTCCGGGCGTGGAACTTCTCTGTCATCTGTACTCGATACCAAAACCCATGCACTAGATTTTGCAAGTTATGACTACGAGAAGGGCAGAGCGATCCAAGTTTCTTATACATCAATATTACTAATAACATTTGATCATTCTTATATGAACATAATTCATTCACATTCTAGATAGCCAATCTGAACATAAATCATAGATAGACTACTGAGGGATATCTTTCATTACATATCCTAACTGAGTGATCTGCTAGGAAATCTCCTTGGTGCACTACTAACTGGATAAGAAACAACAGTTCAAAATTTTCTGTCAGCAATCAAATAAAGCACACGCTGAATCAAACTATCAGTGGAAAAAATGGTTGTCCTactttcccaaaaaaaaaatgtatgatacAGATTATACAGTACGTGATTAAAGCACAAATCGCTGCAACTACCATCCTAAAGAAGAGTCTTCTGTGGGGTGGGGGTGtatattttttccctcataCAATCACCTGACCATGTGAGCAGCACCATGATTGGTTGCGTTCATAGGAATGGCGCATACTACCACCCTGCCCCACCCCATTCCAGTAAGAAAGCAAGTCTCCGCCTCCCCCACCCTCCCAGAAAAGGGAAAGAAATGGACATCATGAACTCATACTACAATTTTTACTTTGTGTGTCTCTTCTTCTGGAAACTTGGCAAAAGTCTTGAAATAGACCAGAAAGGCAAGTATCTTGAGAAAGAATATGGCCATCCAAAGAAACGCAATATATTTTGGCAATCCTTCTCCCCAACTTCTTCATTGCCTTGTGAACTTAAATCACTCAAGAAGGTTTTTCCCTTATATATATAACAGAGCTGCTGCCACAGAAGTATGAACAACCCTACCCCCAATGAAACACTAGAAATAAACAGATATACTAGAACCAGCCCTCTGGGCTCCAAAAACACTGCAGATCTTATAAAACACATTATAAGCTCCTGGATATATCTCAAAGCCAACTCAGTGATATGCCCATTAGAGTTGCTGATGGGTCCAAATGTTATGGGTGGCCATATTTGGAAACTTACATATACAGCCATGATAGAGACATATGTTGTGCTGATGATAACTGAAATAAGTAAGGCAATGAAGTGGGGGTGGTTATTAGCACCAACACAATTCCCAATCTGCATCCAAATTAAGCGAAGACATTTCCTGCTGTTAGTATGCAATTCATGATAGGGGAAAAAAACGTAAATCTAAGAATTGATCAGGGTTTGTGTTATAGCAAAGTTACTACTTCAAATGTAGAGTTGCCGGTATGAAGTTAACAAATATTTTATATCCAGCTACCTGCCAATTGTATCGATGCATAGATTCAGTCTAGTCGTTTTCTAAGATTTTATCATAGAAGAAATACAAAAATTGCAacttaacatttttatttttccattgaGCTTTTCAGAAGGTTTTCCCATGAGTGATTAAAGTGAAGATTAAAGTCAAAGCCTGCATTAATTAAGTTAAATATTCAAATTGCAAGATCCTTACTTTTAACTCACTTGCCAAGCTACCAAATTTTATCAATAGGTTAGAAGTTCATTTCTTAACAAGATAATTTGTTACTAATGGACAGCAAGATATTCTGTAAAACGAATCTCTGTTACAGCCTAGACTACATCAAGACTCACAAATGGGCAGTGGTGATCCATGTCCAATATACACTGTCGACAGGTTCGGCAGTGATGAGTTCTTGGTGACTTGGGCTTTGAGCAGAGGTGACAGAAGGTATAATTCTCAAGGCCACCTTTCCCAACAGCTGGATAGCTGCCCCAGACTATCAATGGAGGGGTTCCAGCACACTTGAATGCAGCAGAACTGTATGTGTAAACAGTTGCTACAGACAATATGAAGGTTAAGATGGAGTGGAAAATTCCAGTGAAATAGCCGGTAGAGAAAAGAACAGGGTGCACGGCCCACACTCCACCACCTGCCATTCCAGAAATGAAtcaagataaaataaaatagaaccTAATAGGAAATGTAGAAAAGTGTAACTAGTGTGAGACAAGTATTCATCATGAAAAAAGTGTACTTCTGATTATTAGATCTAATAACTAGGGGATAAAGAGAACTAAGTTTCTGATATAATTATAAGAGCTAAGAATACGTACATATCACAAAGAGCATAAATATGAGGAGGATAAAGACAAAAATTCGATCGCGCCAGCGTCTCAGCCAAATGTACTTGACATCACGTTTTCTTGCATTTTGATTAGTTAAAGCTCCACACCAACCACACTTGAAAAGTGGAGAATttgatggaagaagaaggtgtAGTCCACAACCCCAACACTGAACATCATATTCTTCCTTGATTGATGTTATATGCTCCTAAACATGAAATCCTCAAGTCAGTGACCAAGTAAACTACATATATTTGCAAACAATTAAAGAAATGTTTTTACAAGAATAGGAGACTTTACTTGATACATAACCGAGGTCAAGATATATCAACATTTCTGTCACAACTATTATGCTCTCAAAAGTCACCATTTCTTGGAAGTTAACAGAGGTCAAGATATATCAACGTTTTCTTTCACAACTATTATGCTCTCAAAACTAAAAAGCCATACTGAACTCCTCAGAATCCTATGCTCTAAATAGGTTAGTGTTTGTTACGACTACCTTGTCCCAGATATGCATAGAAAAGGTAAATCCAATCCTAGTTGCTCCCAAACAAAAACATCAAAAAACAAAGCCGAAGAATGCAATTCAACACAGCCCAGCTAATCAATTGTAGGTCCAAAATcttaaataaaagtaaaaaagacAAGTAATTGATACAACACCAGCAACAGATATCTGGGTAAGCAACTACAGAACAATGCGACACTGAGAGAGAAATCATGCAAGCCATTTGGGTTTGTTCTAAATCAGATTTAAAACAGAGGAAAGCAGCAATCTTTATATATGTGGAGGCAGCATTAGACGAGAGAAAAcgaaaagatcaaaactttataAACCAAACCCAAAAATGTAAAGACCAGAATGAACCATAATAATCAAAAAGCAATAGAAAATTACCTGGGGCAATTCAGCCATAATTGGTATTGCCTCTGGAGCAGGTTGAGAGATTAATGTCATCCAAGTTGGAACGAATCCcaattctgaagaagaagaaggttctCCATCGTCAGTGTCTCCAAGGAGGGATTGAAATTACCAGAATATGTCAAATGGAAATTGGACAGTGGTACTTTGTGAGGTGACTTTGACCGGGTCCAGGCCCAACTTGGGTAAAGGCCCAATGAGGCCCAACTTgaaaataattttctcaatttctatTCCTTGTGCTCCTGTAAAGACCAGGAGGGCAGCAAATGAGCTTTTTGATTTTCTGAAATGTTGCCGATTGATCAAGAAATACGAGGCATGGTAACATTTCCAGATACTCATCCTTAACAAACATTCGAGTTCACGCGAGAAGAACTGTGTAAACCGATGGGGAAAATTAAGGGAGAAATTATACCTCTGGTATTTCTTTAATATAATTGTGAGTTGTGGTTTATTATACAAACCCACAAAATATTCATATATTTTATTCAACTACAAACAGCAGTGTTTCATTATGCAGGAGTTCTATATTACAATATTTAATTGATTCATTTGCGCTTGAGAGCAACAAACAACTGAGTTCCTTCTCTGCAGCAGGAGTAGGACTCCTCCAGTTGGTGGGTAAGTTGTCCACTTTGGTCACAGAGCCTATTAAACAGTTGATTGGTAATCTCACTTCCAAAATGGCTTTTGAAAACTCCCTCCATGCCAGCTCTTAGCGACATCGACAGTGTCTTCCCGTAGTTGGAGTTCGAATGCTTGGAAGCAAGCCAGGGGCTCGTTGACTCCATTCGCTCTATGCTAAAGCATCCATTTCTCTCTACCAGCTCTCCTATCTCCTTGGGAGAGGTAGTGTACACTGGCAAGTTGAATGagtccacctcagcttcagaTATAACTCCCTAAAAGAGAGACATTATTCATCGTATATGGTGAACATAGAAGAAGTGGAATTGAAATGTCATATCAAATATGCGTGACGAGTGATTAAGAACAGCTTGAATCTTTCCAactgaaaaatataattaacaCTTGGTTATTACTTACTTCCTTTGCCATATCCATGAGAATAGACCCCAGAAAATCAAACATCACTCCATTTGGAACACGGGAATGAGGGATCCCAGTTGGGACAGCTTGCATGATTAGCATCATCATTCCACCAACCACAAGCTCTTGAGCGCGAGCTTCCAAGAATGTTGCCATGTCCTTGGCAAATTGAGCTGCATAAGCATTAACTACTTCTTCGGGGGCAGTTGTGTAGTGAATCTTCCCTTTGTTCCATGCCGGAGAGTTCTTGTCTGTCAGTTCTTCTGGTACCTTTGAGAGCCAGTGGGTTGCATATGAAGAATGCACGAAATGGAGAGAGGACTTGGGGAATAATCGGCCATGGAAAGAACCCGGCACACCAGCTGCAAAGTAGGGCCTTGTCGGAGGGAAATTTGCAAATAGGGTATTGAAATCATTGCCTGCATGATCATTAAAGAAAACTTGGAATTCAGGCATTTGGGAAGACATGCATCCGGACTGGTACTTATGTTTAATAGCTTCCAGTATGTTCTCCACAGAAACAAAACTGTTTGGTCCAACTGAACACCCCAAATCTGCTATACAAAATGCATTGGTCGAAGAAGTAATCTTGTTTATGTCAAGCTTCATGCCTATCACATCACCGATTAGAGTTTGCGCAACATTTGCAGCTTCTCTCTACACAATAGTTCAAGTATCATCaactcatcatcatcagagTATGCACATATGCTTTGATGGATTAAAACTAGCAATCGTGACAATCTGAAGACATAAAGAGACACAGGTAAGCATCTAGTAGGTAGAATTGAAAGAACTAACTTGGTAATAGGAGTTTTTGGTGTAGCTGTATGTGCCATCTCCACCGTTCATTGGATGTGCTTCCAGCACTGGGTTTGCCTTGTTGCTCATATTTAGCTCCGGCTCTCTTTCTGCCTGCAACAATACATGTGGTCAGTGAGAGCCATTTACATTTTATAGACATCCAATTCACCTCCTCCGCTTGGTTGACTACCGCCGAATTATCTTatcttttatcaaatttatagCCATTTTAATTGACATTAACAACTAACATTATTGAAATAATTACCACGTTTGTGTTGACCAGTTTATTGAAgagcaatgatatagggcctcaatgaagcctaagatttatggcctcaaattctaggtgtcatgccatgtaagcaaatactaattttattttcaatttcacataatatatcttgccacatcatactattgcaacaccaactttacccttttatatttccttttagatgttaggggtgaatcaattacattaatgaatttaattaggtgacgaaaaaaaatctgctattaattatgtattaatttaagagatatgtctacaaattctttaaccaatatttttcttcatttatttaaattctttcctataatttttctttccaaatagcataaatatattgaattaggtgtcaagaaataggcaataactttattgattaatttcatccaaaaaaatagcattaataaattgaatttggaaaatacatatgtctaaattaagaggtaagaaaaaaaatttcatgttagtagcattcattaattatcatctacaatctaaatataaggaaaataaacaaataaaaaataataaactaaaatataacgtttaaaccctaactacataaagagaaaa belongs to Rosa chinensis cultivar Old Blush chromosome 4, RchiOBHm-V2, whole genome shotgun sequence and includes:
- the LOC112200678 gene encoding protein COFACTOR ASSEMBLY OF COMPLEX C SUBUNIT B CCB3, chloroplastic → MATCSYLLNHAHIKGWPSRIRISKHGNPTITESFRCPSKRQGLVIAQCSTSCLMEIAASPSISGKPFDPHSVSEILRVIDMPETSHTAVSNFMPKLVVADLDPATAKLAIAFLGPFLALFSFLFIVRIVMSWYPKIPVGKFPYVLAYAPTEPILIPTRKLIPPLGGVDVTPVVWFGLISFLNEILIGPQGLLVLLSQQVN
- the LOC112200676 gene encoding anamorsin homolog, which translates into the protein MGSVLAFTDDAVLPASLVFDALRELGNGASDKCEPQIITQVSSLGQLPQGTSSINIVFALCRSIEILSEQLLKETSRVLKPGGTILVYKTSETDKTTSVLERKLLLSGFLEAQALQTKSSELCSGVKAKLPSWKIGSSFALKKPSKTLPKLQIDDDSDLIDEDSLLTEEDLKKPQPVVADDCEVGSTRKACKNCTCGRAEAEQKVEKLQSTVDLSSFQSACGSCGLGDAFRCATCPYKGLPPFKPGEKVAFSSNFLAADI
- the LOC112197088 gene encoding loganic acid O-methyltransferase; its protein translation is MSNKANPVLEAHPMNGGDGTYSYTKNSYYQREAANVAQTLIGDVIGMKLDINKITSSTNAFCIADLGCSVGPNSFVSVENILEAIKHKYQSGCMSSQMPEFQVFFNDHAGNDFNTLFANFPPTRPYFAAGVPGSFHGRLFPKSSLHFVHSSYATHWLSKVPEELTDKNSPAWNKGKIHYTTAPEEVVNAYAAQFAKDMATFLEARAQELVVGGMMMLIMQAVPTGIPHSRVPNGVMFDFLGSILMDMAKEGVISEAEVDSFNLPVYTTSPKEIGELVERNGCFSIERMESTSPWLASKHSNSNYGKTLSMSLRAGMEGVFKSHFGSEITNQLFNRLCDQSGQLTHQLEESYSCCREGTQLFVALKRK
- the LOC112200674 gene encoding delta(24)-sterol reductase, giving the protein MSDLQAPLRPKRKWAWVDFFVQFRWIVVIFVVLPISFTIYFLTYLGDIRSEWKSYKQRQKEHDENVLKVIKRLKERNPSKDGLVCTARKPWIAVGMRNVDYKRARHFEVDLSAFRNVLEIDTQRKIARVEPLVNMGQITRVTCPLNLALAVVAEFDDLTVGGLINGYGIEGSSHIFGLFSDTVVAYEIVLANGQLVRATQDNEYSDLFYAIPWSQGTLGLLVAAEIKLIDIKEYMRLTYKPVVGNLKEIAQAYSDSFAPRFGGLDEPGAIPERVPEFVETMIYTPTEAVCMTGRYASKAEAKMKGNVINEVGWWFKPWFYQHAQKALKKGEFVEYIPTRQYYHRHTRSIYWEGKLILPFADQFWFRFLLGWLMPPKISLLKATQGEAIRNYYHDMHVIQDMLVPLYKVGDALEWVHHEMEVYPIWLCPHRLYKSPVKSMIYAEPGFEHQRRQGDTPYSQMYTDVGVYYAPGPVLRGEVFDGSEAVRRMENWLIENHGFQPQYAVSELSEKKFWTMFDAGHYDYCRRKYGAVGTFMSVYYKSKKGRKTEKEVKEAEQAIVEAPIAEVDEPVDY
- the LOC112200675 gene encoding protein S-acyltransferase 11; translated protein: MTLISQPAPEAIPIMAELPQEHITSIKEEYDVQCWGCGLHLLLPSNSPLFKCGWCGALTNQNARKRDVKYIWLRRWRDRIFVFILLIFMLFVICGGVWAVHPVLFSTGYFTGIFHSILTFILSVATVYTYSSAAFKCAGTPPLIVWGSYPAVGKGGLENYTFCHLCSKPKSPRTHHCRTCRQCILDMDHHCPFIGNCVGANNHPHFIALLISVIISTTYVSIMAVYVSFQIWPPITFGPISNSNGHITELALRYIQELIMCFIRSAVFLEPRGLVLVYLFISSVSLGVGLFILLWQQLCYIYKGKTFLSDLSSQGNEEVGEKDCQNILRFFGWPYSFSRYLPFWSISRLLPSFQKKRHTK